The following are encoded in a window of Phaseolus vulgaris cultivar G19833 chromosome 3, P. vulgaris v2.0, whole genome shotgun sequence genomic DNA:
- the LOC137807379 gene encoding protein SUPPRESSOR OF MAX2 1, with the protein MRAGLSTIQQTLTPEAASVLNHSIAEAGRRNHGQTTPLHVAATLLASPSGFLRQACIKSHPNSSHPLQCRALELCFSVALERLPTSQNTGSSMEPPISNALMAALKRAQAHQRRGYPEQQQQPLLAVKVELEQLIISILDDPSVSRVMREASFSSPAVKATIEQSLNAVPSTVNSGLGFRPSSVAPANSATGRNLYLNPRLQQQQQQQGSAAHHRGDDAKRIVDILLRSKKRNPILVGESEPEAAIKEVIKKIENRELGDGAFANAHVIHLEKELPSDKAQIPARLKELGDLIETRIGNSGSGGVFFDLGDLKWLVEQPAGFAVGGGLGNMQQLTLAEAGRAAVAEMGRLVSKFGESGVGRLWLLGTATCETYLRCQVYHPTMENDWDLQAVPITTRAPLPGIFPRLGTNGILGTSLESLSPLKTLSTTPITPLRRASENVDPAAVTICCPQCMQSSEREVAEMLKETEKSDTELKSEAAKPSLPQWLQNAKTNNDNGKVMDQAQSNSQEVNVKKRTQEIQKKWHDACLSLHPKFHQLNVGTERLVPTPLSMTGLYNMNLLARQFQPKIPFNKNLGTSLQLSSHPVPIHTPERAVSPQQSPVRTDLILGQTKPADATPEETQKEGINDFLSCLSSESQDKFDELQSKKLLDADSFKKLLKGLTEKVWWQQDAASAVATTVTQCKLGNGKRRSKGDTWLLFVGPDRIGKKKMAAVLSELVSGSNPIIIPLAQRRGDGGDSDAPHLRGKTALDRIAEAIRRNPLSVIVLEDIDEANILLRGSIRRAMEQGRFPDSHGREVSLGNVMLILTANGLPEDLRYLSNGSPLNEEKLENLAKGGWQLRISVGKRASKRRPSWLSDEDRSLKPRKEVNSGLSFDLNEAADAAEDDRGDGSLNSSDFTVEHEDNNHNGGGSLSTIPRELLDSVDDAIVFKPLNFDLIRRNFSTSITKRFSSVVGNGVSIEVQEDALDKITSGVWLGQTTIDEWMDKVLVPGFQQLKKNLNSSTHDHESSSMLFRLEDDGYSDRRGSQEWLPATVRVVAE; encoded by the exons ATGAGAGCCGGACTAAGCACCATCCAGCAAACCCTAACGCCGGAGGCGGCCAGCGTACTCAATCACTCAATCGCGGAGGCCGGCCGCCGTAACCACGGCCAGACCACGCCGCTCCACGTGGCGGCGACGCTGCTCGCCTCCCCCTCCGGCTTCCTCCGCCAGGCCTGCATAAAATCGCACCCCAATTCCTCTCACCCCCTTCAGTGCAGGGCGCTGGAGCTATGTTTCAGCGTGGCTCTGGAGCGATTGCCTACTTCGCAGAACACCGGTTCTTCCATGGAGCCGCCAATCTCCAATGCCTTGATGGCGGCCCTCAAGCGGGCTCAGGCCCACCAGCGTCGCGGCTACCCGGAGCAGCAGCAGCAACCTCTCCTCGCCGTCAAAGTGGAGCTCGAACAGTTAATCATATCCATTCTTGACGACCCCAGCGTGAGTAGGGTCATGCGCGAAGCCAGTTTCTCCAGCCCCGCCGTTAAAGCCACCATCGAACAGTCCCTTAACGCCGTCCCCTCCACCGTTAATTCAGGATTGGGATTCCGTCCTAGCTCGGTTGCTCCGGCGAATTCCGCCACCGGCCGGAATTTGTATCTGAACCCGCGTCTGCAGCAGCAACAGCAGCAGCAGGGGAGTGCTGCGCATCACAGGGGTGATGATGCGAAACGAATTGTGGACATATTACTGAGGTCGAAGAAGAGGAACCCGATCTTGGTTGGGGAATCGGAGCCCGAGGCTGCTATCAAGGAGGTGATAAAGAAGATTGAGAACAGGGAATTGGGAGATGGGGCTTTCGCGAATGCTCACGTGATTCATTTGGAGAAGGAGCTTCCTTCTGATAAGGCACAGATACCTGCGAGATTGAAGGAGTTGGGGGATTTGATTGAGACGAGGATTGGGAATTCTGGGTCTGGAGGGGTTTTCTTTGACTTGGGTGACTTGAAGTGGCTGGTGGAGCAGCCTGCTGGGTTCGCCGTTGGTGGTGGTTTGGGTAACATGCAGCAACTCACGCTCGCAGAGGCCGGGCGTGCAGCGGTGGCGGAGATGGGGAGGTTGGTGAGCAAGTTCGGTGAAAGTGGCGTTGGTAGGCTTTGGTTGTTAGGTACTGCTACTTGTGAGacttacttgaggtgtcaggtTTATCATCCTACCATGGAAAATGATTGGGATCTTCAGGCAGTGCCAATTACCACCAGAGCCCCTCTCCCCGGGATCTTCCCCAG GCTTGGGACCAATGGTATTCTTGGAACTTCTCTCGAGTCTTTGTCACCGTTAAAGACCTTGTCTACTACACCGATCACTCCACTGAGGCGTGCCTCTGAGAACGTAGATCCTGCTGCCGTAACAATTTGTTGCCCGCAATGTATGCAGAGCAGCGAACGAGAAGTGGCAGAAATGTTGAAAGAAACTGAGAAATCAGATACTGAACTCAAATCAGAGGCAGCTAAACCGTCCCTTCCCCAGTGGTTACAGAATGCTAAAACTAATAATGATAACGGCAAAGTAATGGATCAGGCTCAG agTAATAGCCAAGAAGTGAATGTGAAGAAAAGGACTCAAGAAATACAGAAGAAATGGCATGACGCCTGCTTGAGTTTACATCCTAAATTTCATCAGCTAAATGTGGGCACAGAGAGACTTGTTCCTACTCCTTTGTCAATGACTGGCCTATACAATATGAACTTGCTGGCACGCCAATTCCAACCCAAAATACCTTTCAATAAAAATCTCGGAACCTCTTTACAATTGAGCTCACACCCAGTGCCAATCCACACACCAGAGCGTGCAGTGAGCCCGCAGCAAAGTCCGGTAAGGACCGACCTGATCCTTGGGCAAACAAAGCCAGCTGATGCCACCCCAGAAGAAACACAGAAAGAAGGCATCAATGATTTTTTGAGTTGCCTCTCTTCTGAGTCACAAGACAAGTTCGATGAATTACAGAGCAAAAAGCTACTTGATGCGGACTCTTTCAAGAAGCTCCTGAAAGGCCTGACAGAAAAAGTCTGGTGGCAGCAGGATGCAGCATCAGCCGTGGCCACCACTGTGACCCAGTGCAAACTGGGCAATGGAAAAAGACGCTCCAAAGGTGACACGTGGTTACTGTTTGTGGGTCCTGACAGAATTGGCAAGAAGAAAATGGCAGCAGTTCTTTCTGAGCTGGTATCTGGGTCCAACCCAATAATAATACCTCTGGCTCAACGCCGTGGGGATGGAGGAGACTCTGATGCCCCTCATCTCCGTGGAAAAACAGCACTCGATCGAATAGCGGAGGCCATCAGAAGGAACCCACTTTCTGTAATCGTGCTTGAGGACATTGATGAAGCCAACATCCTTCTTCGCGGGAGCATAAGAAGAGCCATGGAACAAGGCCGGTTCCCGGATTCTCACGGCCGTGAAGTCAGTCTCGGGAATGTCATGCTTATCCTCACTGCAAATGGGTTGCCTGAGGACCTCAGGTACCTCTCCAATGGGTCTCCACTGAACGAAGAAAAGCTTGAAAATTTAGCAAAGGGAGGGTGGCAACTACGTATATCAGTGGGTAAGAGAGCATCAAAACGAAGACCCAGCTGGCTATCTGATGAAGACAGGTCATTGAAGCCCCGAAAGGAGGTTAATTCCGGTCTATCGTTTGATCTTAATGAAGCTGCTGATGCTGCAGAGGATGACAGAGGAGATGGGTCACTCAATTCAAGTGATTTCACAGTTGAACACGAAGACAACAATCACAATGGAGGAGGGTCTCTCTCAACAATACCGCGCGAGCTTTTGGATTCTGTTGATGACGCCATTGTCTTCAAGCCCTTGAACTTCGATCTCATTCGCAGAAATTTCTCGACATCCATCACGAAAAGGTTCTCCTCAGTTGTCGGGAATGGGGTGTCAATTGAAGTGCAGGAAGATGCTCTTGACAAGATCACCAGCGGAGTGTGGTTAGGCCAAACCACCATTGATGAATGGATGGACAAGGTGTTGGTTCCAGGTTTCCAGCAACTGAAAAAGAATTTGAATTCAAGTACCCATGACCACGAGTCTTCTTCTATGCTATTTAGGCTCGAAGATGATGGCTATTCCGATCGCCGGGGCTCCCAAGAGTGGCTACCTGCTACGGTGAGAGTTGTGGCGGAATAG